The following are from one region of the Quercus robur chromosome 1, dhQueRobu3.1, whole genome shotgun sequence genome:
- the LOC126695546 gene encoding uncharacterized protein LOC126695546: protein MGIPLVLGFSDEDKVETIQLHDDALVVTLRVGGYDVKRVMIDQGSATDIMYPDLYRGLNLKPENLTAYSSPLMSFEGKMVVPKGQIKLPVQTGADVVEVDFIVVDVFSPYTAIMGRPWLYTLGAVSSTLH from the coding sequence ATGGGCATCCCATTAGTGTTAGGTTTTTCAGATGAGGACAAAGTTGAAACCATACAGCTCCATGATGATGCCCTAGTGGTTACGTTGAGAGTTGGTGGGtatgatgtgaaaagggtgatgattgacCAAGGCAGCGCTACTGAcataatgtaccctgacttgTATAGGGGGCTAAATTTGAAACCTGAGAACTTGACAGCCTACAGTTCTCCTCTGATGAGTTTTGAGGGTAAAATGGTCGTCCCAAAAGGGCAGATCAAATTACCTGTGCAAACCGGTgcggatgtggtggaggtggacttcatcgtTGTAGATGTTTTCTCTCCCTACACGGCCATTATGGGCAGGCCCTGGCTTTATACCCTGGGGGCCGTCTCCTCTACTCTTCACTAA